The Salvia miltiorrhiza cultivar Shanhuang (shh) chromosome 1, IMPLAD_Smil_shh, whole genome shotgun sequence genome has a window encoding:
- the LOC131002690 gene encoding transcription factor ORG2-like encodes MLAISPQMCSYGWVMDDPMMSHQQENLSYFSRERTETTSGSIDPHSPSSKIPLDFGSNFNDDFLNGDGNKKVKKLNHNASERDRRKKMNTLYANLRSLLPPEDHSKKLSIPATISRVLKYIPELQREVERLMQQKERFISKISMAAENSSLEFKNHTEKPTQRSSNSAASATRINDGQVVIQISMPKSEKGSISEAISRLEEEGFLMVNASCFESFEGRLFYNLHFQAQEGQVIDAEKLKEKVWPLM; translated from the exons atgttggCCATTTCTCCTCAAATGTGTTCATATGGGTGGGTTATGGATGATCCCATGATGAGCCATCAACAAGAGAATTTGAGCtatttttctagagagagaacaGAGACGACCTCAGGTTCCATTGATCCCCACTCCCCCTCCTCCAAAATCCCACTCGATTTTGGTAGCAATTTCAACGACGATTTCTTGAATGGAGATGGAAATAAGAAGGTGAAGAAACTCAACCACAATGCAAGCGAGCGTGATCGCCGCAAGAAAATGAACACTCTGTATGCCAACCTTCGCTCTCTCCTCCCTCCTGAGGATCACTCC AAAAAGCTGAGCATTCCAGCCACCATCTCGAGAGTGCTGAAATACATACCTGAACTGCAGAGAGAAGTGGAGAGACTGATGCAGCAGAAGGAGAGATTCATCTCCAAGATTTCAATGGCGGCCGAAAACTCATCTCTTGAATTCAAGAATCACACAGAGAAACCAACTCAACGAAGCTCGAATTCAGCAGCTTCTGCAACTAGAATCAACGACGGCCAAGTCGTTATTCAGATCTCCATGCCCAAATCAGAAAAGGGTTCCATTTCTGAAGCAATCTCGAGATTGGAGGAAGAAGGTTTTCTCATGGTGAATGCTTCTTGTTTCGAATCATTTGAAGGGAGGCTTTTCTACAATCTGCATTTTCAG GCACAAGAAGGTCAAGTGATAGATGCTGAGAAGTTGAAGGAGAAAGTTTGGCCTTTGATGTAG
- the LOC131002699 gene encoding uncharacterized protein LOC131002699 isoform X1, with the protein MIQAAAMRRTSYFSMSSHLQQCRGIRVKVYNSNLDQALTLMQRKMQSSGIERMIKQEQLAHVKNSEKRVLAKKNLERRLRAQDLARKLKMILVQKVRVGVRRLRLFKCYF; encoded by the exons ATGATTCAGGCGGCGGCGATGCGGCGGACCTCCTACTTTTCCATGAGTTCTCACCTGCAACAGTGCAGGGGCATCCGAGTCAAGGTTTACAACAGCAATTTAGATCAGGCTTTGACCTTAATGCAGCGGAAGATGCAGTCCAGCGGCATCGAGCGAATGATAAAGCAGGAACAGCTTGCCCACGTCAAAAATTCCGAGAAGCGCGTTTTGGCCAAAAAGAATTTGGAGCGCAGGCTTCGCGCGCAGGATCTTGCCCGCAAGCTCAAGATGATTCTCGTTCAGAAAGTCAG GGTGGGAGTACGAAGACTAAGATTATTCAAATGTTACTTTTGA
- the LOC131002699 gene encoding uncharacterized protein LOC131002699 isoform X2 translates to MIQAAAMRRTSYFSMSSHLQQCRGIRVKVYNSNLDQALTLMQRKMQSSGIERMIKQEQLAHVKNSEKRVLAKKNLERRLRAQDLARKLKMILVQKVRGI, encoded by the exons ATGATTCAGGCGGCGGCGATGCGGCGGACCTCCTACTTTTCCATGAGTTCTCACCTGCAACAGTGCAGGGGCATCCGAGTCAAGGTTTACAACAGCAATTTAGATCAGGCTTTGACCTTAATGCAGCGGAAGATGCAGTCCAGCGGCATCGAGCGAATGATAAAGCAGGAACAGCTTGCCCACGTCAAAAATTCCGAGAAGCGCGTTTTGGCCAAAAAGAATTTGGAGCGCAGGCTTCGCGCGCAGGATCTTGCCCGCAAGCTCAAGATGATTCTCGTTCAGAAAGTCAG GGGTATATAA
- the LOC131011246 gene encoding uncharacterized protein LOC131011246, with product MGGWAGDEHVGRAGESSYGEEATSDHQYGEGSQERGPWPNAMKDKDRGSERDWSGSSERRYRDDRGTGYERDAPREKDAGQDHDWSKRRHRDDKDVGRDRQKERDKDRERSLDHDRGGRERERERHRDDRGRYADHHRHRNREAEYDDDWDRGRSSRSHGKSRVSHEEEHRSRSRDADYGKRQRLTSE from the coding sequence ATGGGAGGATGGGCAGGAGATGAGCACGTAGGGAGAGCAGGGGAATCTAGTTATGGGGAAGAAGCTACATCGGACCATCAGTACGGGGAAGGGAGTCAAGAGAGGGGGCCGTGGCCAAATGCCATGAAGGATAAAGACAGAGGGTCAGAGAGGGACTGGTCTGGCTCTTCCGAAAGAAGGTACAGAGATGATAGGGGAACAGGGTATGAAAGAGATGCGCCTAGAGAGAAAGATGCTGGACAAGATCATGATTGGTCAAAAAGGAGACATCGCGATGACAAAGATGTCGGGAGAGACAGGCAAAAAGAGCGTGACAAGGATCGTGAGCGTTCCCTAGACCATGACCGTGGTGGCCGTGAACGTGAAAGAGAACGCCATAGAGATGATAGAGGCAGATATGCTGATCATCATAGGCACAGAAATCGTGAGGCGgaatatgatgatgattggGACAGGGGAAGATCATCAAGATCCCATGGAAAGTCAAGGGTATCTCATGAGGAAGAGCATAGATCACGATCAAGGGATGCTGATTATGGGAAGAGGCAACGTCTGACCTCCGAGTAA
- the LOC131011236 gene encoding uncharacterized protein LOC131011236 — protein sequence MYNTIHIDEKWFYRTKTNDRYYLLPDEGEPYRTCKSKRYIDKIMFMCAVARPIFGLDGRCIFDGKFGIFPFTTMEAAQRNSKNRMKGTMEVKPITAVTKEVMKCCLLREMIPIFKAKWPVGANKHIYIQQDNAKPHIKPNDPDFLAVANTDGFKFQLVCQPANSPDTNVNDLGFFRAIQTLKDQKPAGNVEELLKNVKDAYDEYPPEKLNHVFITLQSCYHEIIKARGGNDYKIPHMNKERLSRLGLLPKSIQVEETLVRETLQFLELDASAEREIYNIGAVIEGLEQVDITE from the exons ATGTACAACACCATTCACATCGATGAGAAGTGGTTTTACCGTACCAAAACCAATGATAGGTATTACCTGCTGCCGGATGAAGGGGAACCATATCGTACATGCAAATCAAAGAGGTACATTGATAAGATTATGTTTATGTGTGCCGTTGCCCGACCAATATTTGGCCTAGATGGCAGATGCATATTTGATGGAAAGTTTGGGATATTTCCTTTCACAACCATGGAGGCAGCACAACGGAATTCAAAAAACAGAATGAAAGGTACCATGGAAGTGAAGCCAATCACAGCAGTTACTAAGGAAGTGATGAAATGTTGTCTTTTAAGAGAG ATGATACCTATCTTTAAAGCTAAGTGGCCAGTGggagcaaacaagcacatataTATCCAACAAGACAATGCAAAACCCCACATAAAACCCAATGATCCAGACTTTTTAGCGGTTGCAAATACTGATGGTTTTAAATTCCAACTAGTATGCCAGCCTGCTAATTCACCGGATACAAATGTCAATGACCTAGGGTTTTTCAGAGCAATACAGACATTGAAGGATCAAAAACCAGCAGGGAATGTGGAAGAGTTACTCAAGAATGTTAAAGATGCATATGATGAATACCCACCAGAGAAGCTAAACCATGTGTTCATTACTTTGCAAAGTTGTTACCATGAAATCATCAAGGCAAGGGGAGGAAATGACTACAAAATTCCACACATGAACAAAGAAAGACTCTCAAGACTGGGGTTGTTACCAAAGAGCATTCAAGTTGAAGAAACACTTGTAAGGGAAACACTACAGTTTCTGGAGTTGGATGCAAGTGCAGAGAGAGAAATTTACAACATTGGAGCAGTCATAGAAGGGCTGGAGCAGGTAGACATCACTGAATAG